The Candidatus Nanopelagicus abundans genome includes a region encoding these proteins:
- the dxs gene encoding 1-deoxy-D-xylulose-5-phosphate synthase has product MLSEIKSPADLKGLSNTQLDQLSTEIRSFLIEQVSKSGGHLGPNLGVVELTIALHRIFQSPKDVIVFDTGHQSYVHKLLTGRIAGFEKLRQRGGLAGYPNRSESEHDVVENSHASTALSWSDGIAKGFALTNQHDRTVICVVGDGALTGGMSWEALNNIAANKKEKLVIVVNDNERSYSPTIGGLATYLSTLRTTRGYEKFLDWGKGVLEKTPVVGQPIYETLHGMKKGIKDIVAPQGMFEDLGIKYFGPVDGHDISAIEHALLSAKDFGGPVLVHVITEKGRGHAPAVNDEAEKFHAVGVVDAETGQPLSKAGQSWTSVFSDELVKIGAKRGDVVAITAAMMGPTGLDKFEKAYPDRTFDVGIAEQHATTAAAGMAYAGLHPVVAVYSTFLNRAFDQLLLDVALHKAGVTFVLDRAGITGDDGPSHNGIWDLALTGIVPTLHVAAPRDGERVRETLREALDISNAPTLIRFPKGAVNPDIPAFERRDGIDVLYRGESADILLVSIGAFAQVAVDAAAQAYREGVGVTVIDPRWVKPLPKSLVTMAQRYKKVVVIEDGIKHGGIASTISELFRESALHVPVHSIGVPLEFLEHAKRAQILEDLGITVQNITRSLVTWSSDEFSVDTKEEMPLPLDENEHRKPLR; this is encoded by the coding sequence ATGCTTTCAGAGATTAAATCACCGGCTGATCTAAAAGGCTTATCAAATACACAATTAGATCAATTATCTACTGAGATTAGATCTTTTTTAATTGAGCAGGTATCAAAATCTGGCGGTCACTTAGGGCCAAACCTTGGTGTTGTTGAGTTAACAATCGCACTACATAGAATTTTTCAATCACCAAAGGATGTAATTGTCTTTGATACAGGTCATCAAAGTTATGTTCATAAGTTATTAACGGGGCGAATAGCTGGATTTGAAAAGCTGCGTCAACGCGGTGGATTAGCTGGATATCCAAATCGTAGTGAGAGTGAGCATGATGTTGTTGAGAATTCACATGCTTCAACCGCACTTTCTTGGAGTGATGGAATTGCAAAAGGATTTGCATTAACAAATCAGCATGATAGAACTGTAATTTGTGTAGTTGGTGATGGCGCTTTAACAGGTGGTATGAGTTGGGAAGCACTTAATAACATAGCGGCAAATAAAAAAGAAAAATTAGTAATAGTTGTAAATGATAATGAAAGATCCTATTCACCAACAATTGGCGGCCTTGCTACATATTTATCAACTCTTCGAACAACTCGTGGTTATGAGAAGTTTTTAGATTGGGGTAAAGGTGTTTTAGAAAAAACACCGGTAGTAGGTCAACCAATTTATGAAACCCTACACGGAATGAAAAAAGGTATTAAAGATATTGTTGCACCACAAGGAATGTTTGAGGATTTAGGAATAAAGTATTTTGGACCAGTTGATGGCCATGATATCTCTGCGATCGAGCATGCATTGTTATCGGCTAAAGATTTTGGTGGTCCAGTACTCGTTCATGTTATTACTGAAAAAGGTAGAGGACATGCTCCAGCAGTTAATGATGAGGCTGAGAAATTTCATGCAGTTGGTGTAGTTGATGCTGAGACCGGACAACCACTTAGTAAAGCTGGCCAAAGTTGGACAAGTGTATTTTCAGATGAATTAGTAAAAATCGGTGCAAAACGTGGTGATGTTGTAGCTATTACCGCAGCCATGATGGGACCAACTGGCCTTGATAAATTTGAAAAAGCTTATCCAGATAGAACCTTTGATGTTGGAATTGCTGAACAACATGCAACAACAGCTGCTGCAGGTATGGCATATGCAGGCCTTCATCCAGTAGTAGCTGTCTATTCAACATTTTTAAATAGAGCATTTGATCAACTTTTATTAGATGTGGCTCTTCATAAAGCAGGTGTGACATTTGTATTAGATAGAGCGGGTATTACCGGAGATGATGGACCTTCACATAACGGTATTTGGGATCTAGCGCTAACTGGAATTGTGCCAACATTACATGTTGCTGCCCCTCGTGATGGTGAGCGAGTTAGAGAAACTCTTCGAGAAGCGTTAGATATAAGTAATGCACCAACTCTAATTAGATTTCCAAAGGGCGCCGTAAATCCAGATATTCCAGCATTTGAAAGAAGAGATGGCATTGATGTTTTATATCGAGGAGAGAGCGCTGATATTTTATTAGTAAGCATTGGAGCTTTTGCCCAAGTTGCAGTTGATGCTGCAGCGCAGGCATATCGAGAAGGAGTAGGCGTTACTGTAATTGATCCAAGATGGGTTAAACCATTACCAAAATCTTTAGTAACAATGGCCCAGCGCTATAAGAAAGTAGTAGTAATTGAAGATGGCATTAAGCATGGTGGTATTGCCAGCACAATCTCTGAGTTATTTAGAGAATCTGCACTTCATGTGCCGGTTCATTCAATTGGAGTGCCACTAGAATTTTTAGAACATGCTAAGAGAGCACAGATTTTAGAAGATTTAGGAATTACTGTTCAAAATATTACAAGATCACTTGTTACATGGAGTAGTGATGAGTTTTCAGTAGATACTAAGGAAGAGATGCCACTCCCTTTGGATGAAAACGAGCACCGCAAACCGCTTCGCTAA
- a CDS encoding 3-hydroxyacyl-CoA dehydrogenase NAD-binding domain-containing protein, with protein MVEVLAGAPDEVVTNAILRMVSLSPFGHTGELALITLDNGADHNRPNTFGPASLNSLSAAIDQAKKSDAVAIAVTGKPFIFAAGADLSGVGSVSDKSVATAFGDLGHEVFLKLYESKKPTFAFINGLALGGGLEVGLNSHYRTLASTAFIGLPECFLGLVPGWGGATLLPKLIGPENAVQVIILNALNNNTMLKAKDALSLGVVDAVYEPADFLEHSVKFAADILSGKKKIDRKDFSKDSTGFERAIATGKAAVAKKYSGAQIPSPLAALELIKAAQTNTVRDGYAAETKVLSDLVMSDGLRASLYAFNLIQKKRKKVEGAPKPALARKITKVGVVGAGLMASQLALLMLRNLKVPVVITDLDQERVDKGLAWIKNEIQKLVDKKRLNPEAATRLLGNISGSVDQKVFANADFILEAIFEELSLKQKLFKDLEAIITPECILATNTSSLSVEAMSEGLKNPERVVGFHFFNPVAVMPLLEVARTSKTDDATVATAINIGKDLKKTMVIVKDAPAFVVNRLLTRFMGEVTDAMDEGTAYEVADAAMAPLGFPMSSLELLGLVGPGVALHVSQTLNKNLGVRYKVSPTMQRFVKEGVKTFYVKNEQGINTVNPAALALLEKGEKASTAEQVRRRALEAIATEAKMMLDEGVISTPQEIDICMLLGSGWPMHLGGILPYLDREGISEAVCGARFHPKGVASLP; from the coding sequence GTGGTTGAAGTATTAGCGGGCGCTCCTGATGAGGTAGTAACAAATGCAATACTGCGAATGGTTTCATTGAGCCCATTTGGTCATACTGGTGAATTAGCTTTAATTACCTTAGATAACGGGGCAGATCATAATCGCCCAAATACATTTGGTCCGGCTTCCCTTAATTCACTTTCAGCTGCGATAGATCAAGCTAAGAAATCAGATGCAGTTGCAATTGCAGTAACTGGTAAGCCATTTATATTTGCAGCAGGTGCTGATCTATCAGGAGTTGGCTCAGTAAGTGATAAATCAGTTGCTACCGCCTTTGGCGATCTTGGTCATGAAGTTTTTCTAAAACTATATGAAAGTAAGAAACCAACCTTTGCATTTATTAATGGTTTAGCTCTAGGTGGCGGCCTTGAAGTTGGTCTTAACTCTCATTACCGAACTCTGGCTTCAACTGCCTTTATTGGCCTACCAGAGTGTTTCCTTGGATTAGTTCCTGGATGGGGTGGGGCAACACTGCTACCAAAGCTTATTGGTCCAGAAAATGCGGTTCAGGTGATTATATTAAATGCTTTAAATAACAACACCATGTTAAAAGCTAAAGATGCCCTATCACTCGGTGTGGTCGACGCGGTTTATGAACCAGCTGATTTTCTTGAACATTCTGTTAAGTTTGCAGCAGATATATTAAGTGGGAAAAAGAAAATTGATCGCAAAGATTTTAGTAAAGATAGCACAGGTTTTGAGAGAGCTATTGCCACTGGAAAAGCTGCAGTTGCTAAAAAATATAGCGGCGCACAAATACCTTCTCCCCTTGCCGCTCTTGAATTAATAAAAGCTGCGCAAACAAATACGGTAAGAGATGGATACGCAGCTGAAACAAAGGTGTTATCAGATTTAGTAATGAGTGATGGCCTACGTGCTTCACTTTATGCATTTAATTTAATACAGAAGAAACGCAAAAAAGTTGAGGGTGCTCCTAAACCTGCTCTTGCTCGTAAAATTACTAAAGTTGGTGTGGTTGGCGCTGGTCTTATGGCCTCTCAGCTTGCCCTACTTATGCTGCGTAATTTAAAAGTTCCAGTAGTAATTACTGATTTAGATCAGGAGCGAGTAGATAAGGGTCTAGCTTGGATAAAAAATGAGATCCAAAAGTTAGTTGATAAGAAAAGATTAAATCCTGAGGCAGCAACTCGCTTACTAGGTAATATCTCTGGCTCAGTTGATCAGAAGGTATTTGCTAACGCAGATTTTATTCTTGAGGCAATATTTGAAGAGCTATCTCTAAAGCAAAAGCTTTTTAAAGATCTAGAAGCGATTATTACGCCAGAGTGTATTTTAGCAACAAATACCTCATCCCTTTCAGTTGAAGCTATGAGTGAGGGACTTAAGAATCCAGAAAGAGTTGTTGGTTTTCACTTCTTTAATCCAGTGGCAGTAATGCCTTTGCTTGAAGTTGCTAGAACATCTAAAACAGATGATGCAACTGTTGCAACTGCAATAAATATTGGTAAAGATCTAAAGAAAACTATGGTTATTGTTAAAGATGCACCTGCATTTGTAGTTAACCGCTTACTAACTAGATTTATGGGCGAAGTTACTGATGCAATGGATGAAGGAACTGCCTATGAGGTCGCAGATGCTGCGATGGCTCCTTTAGGTTTTCCAATGTCCTCACTTGAATTACTTGGCTTGGTAGGACCAGGAGTAGCGCTGCATGTTTCTCAAACTCTAAATAAGAATTTAGGAGTTCGCTACAAAGTTTCACCAACAATGCAACGCTTTGTTAAAGAAGGTGTTAAAACTTTCTATGTTAAAAATGAGCAAGGTATTAACACTGTAAACCCTGCAGCACTTGCACTACTTGAAAAAGGTGAGAAGGCTTCAACGGCAGAGCAGGTTAGAAGGCGAGCATTAGAGGCGATAGCAACTGAAGCAAAGATGATGCTTGATGAAGGTGTTATTTCAACTCCACAAGAGATTGATATTTGTATGTTGCTCGGCTCAGGTTGGCCAATGCATTTAGGCGGAATACTTCCTTATTTAGATCGTGAAGGAATTAGCGAAGCGGTTTGCGGTGCTCGTTTTCATCCAAAGGGAGTGGCATCTCTTCCTTAG
- a CDS encoding thiolase family protein — MIKSATAKTNVVLVDAVRTPFGKAGSLYAGTRADDIMVRCLRGLLERNPNLPVDQIDDVAIAAATQTGDQGMNIGRSVSILAGIPKSVPGYSIDRWCAGALTAVTTIAGGINMGAYDLAIAGGVEHMGNHPMGDGMDPNPRYLAERIVETDALQMGATAERLHDKFPHLTKDRADKYALASQQKTAAAYAANKIQPDLIPVATRTVELGWGVATVDEPPRPQTTLEALGALKTPFRAAGRVTAGNAAGLNDGATAAILASESKAKELNLPIKAKLVSFAFAGVEPEIMGYGPVPSTIKALKKAGLDISDIGLFEVNEAFAIQVLSFLDHFGIADDDKRVNIYGGAIAVGHPLASSGVRLILNLANAFTDHPEVRYGITTMCIGLGMGGTIIWENPNYKGAK, encoded by the coding sequence ATGATTAAAAGCGCTACAGCAAAGACCAATGTGGTTTTAGTAGATGCGGTTAGAACTCCATTTGGTAAAGCTGGCTCTTTATATGCTGGCACTAGAGCTGATGACATTATGGTTCGCTGCCTTCGCGGCCTACTTGAGCGAAATCCAAATCTGCCAGTTGATCAAATTGATGATGTTGCAATTGCCGCCGCTACCCAAACTGGTGATCAAGGAATGAATATTGGTCGATCTGTTTCAATCCTTGCTGGTATTCCAAAATCAGTACCTGGATATTCAATTGATCGATGGTGTGCCGGTGCGTTAACAGCAGTAACAACAATTGCTGGTGGCATAAATATGGGTGCTTATGATTTAGCAATTGCAGGCGGTGTTGAACATATGGGAAATCATCCGATGGGTGATGGCATGGATCCAAATCCAAGATACTTAGCCGAGAGAATTGTTGAAACTGATGCGCTGCAAATGGGCGCAACTGCTGAAAGATTACATGACAAGTTTCCACACCTAACTAAAGATCGAGCAGATAAATACGCTCTTGCCTCCCAGCAAAAAACTGCTGCAGCATATGCTGCAAATAAGATTCAACCTGATTTAATTCCAGTTGCAACTAGAACTGTTGAGTTAGGTTGGGGTGTGGCAACAGTTGATGAACCACCTAGGCCGCAAACAACTTTAGAAGCATTAGGCGCTCTTAAGACACCATTTCGCGCAGCTGGTCGAGTAACAGCTGGAAATGCTGCTGGTTTAAATGATGGTGCAACAGCTGCAATTTTGGCATCAGAGAGTAAAGCTAAAGAATTAAACCTGCCAATTAAAGCCAAATTAGTTTCATTTGCATTTGCCGGAGTTGAGCCAGAAATTATGGGATACGGCCCAGTGCCTAGCACGATTAAAGCACTTAAAAAAGCTGGCTTAGATATTTCTGATATTGGTTTATTTGAAGTCAATGAAGCATTTGCAATTCAAGTACTTTCATTTCTAGATCATTTTGGAATTGCCGATGATGATAAGCGAGTAAATATCTATGGCGGGGCAATTGCAGTTGGGCATCCACTTGCTTCATCTGGAGTGAGATTAATTCTTAACTTAGCAAACGCCTTTACTGATCACCCAGAGGTTAGATACGGCATTACAACAATGTGTATCGGTCTTGGTATGGGTGGCACAATCATCTGGGAAAATCCAAACTATAAAGGTGCTAAGTAG
- the efeU gene encoding iron uptake transporter permease EfeU — protein sequence MLSTFLIALREGLEAALIVGILVAYVVKTDRRQLLTPIWTGVGIALAASFALGGFLSFTSAELSERGEQFFAGTTSFVAVGLVTWMVFWMKRVARTLKDDLHGKVDTALSAGPLALAAAAFFAVAREGLETALFVYTNFKTVAATSGASIGLVAGLAVAVILGYLIYNRSIKLNLSKFFKITGVALIIVAAGVLSYGVHEYQELGWLPGDGSYAWDISSVMAKDSIAGTLLAGTVGFDVNTSWVQLALWATYLGLVLRLYTRPARTVQTLVSK from the coding sequence ATGTTAAGTACCTTTTTAATCGCACTTCGCGAAGGACTTGAGGCGGCATTAATTGTCGGCATCCTAGTTGCCTATGTGGTTAAGACTGATCGTCGCCAACTTCTAACTCCAATTTGGACTGGCGTCGGTATTGCGCTCGCTGCAAGTTTTGCACTTGGCGGCTTTCTAAGTTTTACCTCAGCTGAATTATCAGAGCGTGGTGAACAATTCTTCGCTGGTACTACATCCTTTGTGGCAGTTGGTTTAGTTACCTGGATGGTTTTTTGGATGAAGCGAGTAGCTAGAACCTTAAAAGATGATCTTCATGGCAAGGTTGATACTGCCCTTAGCGCTGGCCCATTAGCTCTCGCTGCTGCTGCTTTTTTTGCAGTTGCTAGAGAGGGACTTGAAACCGCATTATTTGTTTATACAAACTTTAAAACTGTCGCTGCTACATCAGGTGCCTCAATCGGCTTAGTTGCAGGTCTGGCAGTTGCAGTAATTCTTGGTTACTTAATCTATAACCGCTCAATAAAGTTAAATTTAAGTAAGTTTTTTAAGATCACAGGTGTGGCATTAATTATTGTTGCAGCTGGAGTTCTCTCCTATGGCGTGCATGAGTATCAGGAGTTGGGCTGGTTACCTGGTGATGGCTCATACGCTTGGGATATCTCATCAGTCATGGCAAAGGATTCAATTGCAGGCACATTACTAGCTGGCACAGTTGGCTTTGATGTAAACACATCTTGGGTGCAACTAGCACTTTGGGCCACCTACCTTGGCTTAGTTTTACGCCTATACACACGCCCGGCTAGGACAGTTCAAACTTTAGTAAGTAAGTAA
- a CDS encoding HRDC domain-containing protein, whose product MSTPLLVPRNAMSTLVEDESSFEELINQLALGNGPIAIDAERASGYRYSQRAYLIQIYRKDGGLHLIDPIPLKDSKLWKKFNKQFSSCEWVIHASTQDLPCLIEVGLKPTLLFDTELGARIAGCERVGLGALAESLLELTLAKEHSAVDWSIRPLKPEWITYAALDVDILLDIRNAVENLLTEQKKLKWAQQDFTSILKNYKDYKFSDQPKADRWRRTSGMHKVRDRLTMTIVRDLWLARDEIARQIDLAPGRVLGDLAIIELAIIRPDNLEAVAKVISWRTKLESPPFNTWLKVLTDSPKTPLDQQPEFRVASENLPPMKIWKEKNPLGYARLTHARAALIELSKQIQIPTENLVTPELVKKICWQQPPSSSSEYESFVITQLTQMGARPWQIEQVSPVIAAKLDAIEPVVVVEPPAGESEAEASA is encoded by the coding sequence ATGAGTACCCCACTTCTAGTACCCCGTAATGCTATGTCTACTCTTGTAGAAGATGAAAGTAGCTTTGAAGAATTAATTAATCAATTAGCCCTGGGTAATGGCCCAATTGCAATTGATGCCGAACGTGCATCTGGCTATCGATATAGCCAGCGAGCTTATTTAATTCAGATTTATCGCAAAGACGGTGGATTACATTTAATAGATCCAATCCCCCTAAAAGATTCAAAATTATGGAAAAAATTTAATAAACAGTTTTCAAGTTGTGAGTGGGTAATTCATGCCAGTACTCAAGATTTGCCATGCCTAATTGAGGTTGGTTTAAAGCCAACACTGCTATTTGATACTGAATTAGGGGCACGAATTGCAGGTTGTGAAAGAGTTGGCTTAGGAGCACTAGCAGAAAGTTTATTAGAACTAACTCTTGCTAAAGAGCATTCAGCTGTTGATTGGTCTATTCGCCCATTAAAGCCTGAATGGATTACCTATGCCGCTCTCGATGTTGATATTTTACTTGATATTCGAAATGCAGTTGAGAACTTACTTACTGAGCAAAAAAAATTAAAGTGGGCCCAGCAGGATTTCACATCAATATTAAAGAACTATAAAGATTACAAATTCTCAGATCAACCAAAGGCTGATCGATGGCGGCGCACCTCTGGTATGCATAAGGTTCGAGATAGATTGACGATGACAATTGTTAGAGATTTATGGCTAGCCCGAGATGAAATAGCTAGGCAAATAGATCTAGCACCCGGTCGAGTATTAGGAGATTTAGCAATTATTGAACTTGCAATAATTAGGCCAGATAATCTTGAAGCTGTTGCTAAGGTAATTAGCTGGCGCACTAAATTAGAATCACCGCCATTTAATACCTGGCTTAAGGTTTTAACTGACTCACCAAAGACGCCCCTTGATCAACAACCTGAATTTCGAGTTGCTTCAGAGAATTTACCGCCAATGAAGATTTGGAAGGAAAAGAACCCACTTGGATATGCCAGGTTAACTCACGCTAGAGCAGCGCTAATTGAGTTATCAAAACAAATTCAAATCCCTACTGAAAACCTAGTAACTCCTGAATTGGTAAAAAAGATATGCTGGCAGCAACCACCTTCTAGTAGCAGTGAATATGAAAGCTTTGTGATTACCCAATTAACTCAAATGGGAGCACGCCCCTGGCAGATTGAACAGGTTAGCCCTGTAATAGCGGCTAAATTAGATGCGATTGAGCCGGTGGTAGTTGTTGAGCCCCCGGCGGGCGAATCTGAGGCTGAAGCGAGCGCGTAA
- a CDS encoding DUF3000 domain-containing protein: MKLSFEQLTAPILALKPRGEISLEAVPAPQKLAPHALAMTADVLEDAATGRFVLLHDPAGQEGWGGQWRCVTFARSAIDLEMASDPLLPEIGWTWLLEALKKNNCEFSAPSGTVTRVASASFGALADREEDSEMEIRASWTPTDGENLLSHVNAWLELLAMAAGLEPIPQGVSSIARNS, encoded by the coding sequence ATGAAATTAAGCTTTGAGCAATTAACTGCGCCGATATTGGCACTTAAGCCACGGGGTGAAATATCACTTGAGGCTGTGCCAGCTCCACAAAAATTGGCACCACATGCATTAGCAATGACTGCAGATGTTTTAGAAGATGCTGCAACCGGTCGATTTGTTTTACTACATGATCCTGCTGGTCAAGAGGGTTGGGGTGGACAATGGCGATGTGTAACTTTTGCTAGATCTGCAATTGATTTAGAGATGGCATCTGATCCATTACTACCTGAAATAGGTTGGACCTGGTTACTTGAAGCACTTAAGAAAAATAACTGTGAATTTAGTGCACCAAGTGGCACGGTAACTAGAGTTGCAAGTGCCTCCTTTGGTGCATTAGCTGATCGAGAAGAAGATTCTGAGATGGAAATTCGTGCATCATGGACACCAACTGATGGTGAAAATTTACTATCTCATGTAAATGCTTGGCTTGAACTACTTGCAATGGCAGCTGGTCTTGAGCCAATCCCGCAAGGTGTTAGTTCAATCGCTCGTAATAGTTAG